Proteins encoded together in one Carassius auratus strain Wakin unplaced genomic scaffold, ASM336829v1 scaf_tig00054900, whole genome shotgun sequence window:
- the LOC113090380 gene encoding LOW QUALITY PROTEIN: kelch-like protein 7 (The sequence of the model RefSeq protein was modified relative to this genomic sequence to represent the inferred CDS: inserted 1 base in 1 codon; deleted 1 base in 1 codon): MMSMASTSSEKISGGPKKKSEKKIASKEEYRLLSNIMGVMNNLRKQGILCDVILVVQGKHILAHRVVLAAASHFFNLMFTSSMMEATNHEVELGGAEPEIIELLVEFVYTARISVNSNNVQSLLNAANQYQIEPVKKMCVDFLKEQVDPTNCLGISALAECLNCPELKVAADDFIHQHFTDVYKMDEFLQLDVKQVTHLLQQDTLTVRAEDQIYDAAVRWLKYDVLNRQQYMVDILXKVRFPLVSKNFLSKTVQAEPLIQDNPECLKMVICGMRYHLLSPEDREELGESSRPRRKKHDYRIALFGGSQPQSCRYFNPKDYSWTDIRCPFEKRRDAACVFWDNVVYILGGSQLFPIKRMDCYNVVKDSWYSKLGPPNPRDSLAACASKGKIYTSGGSEVGSSALNLFECYDTRSETWQTKPNMLMPRCSHGSVEASGLIYVCGGSLGNNVSGRVLNDCEVYDPNTEEWRALCGMREARKNHGLVVVNSRIYAVGGQNTLGGLDSVEYYEMGSNEWKMASSMPWRGVTVKCAAVGSVIYVLAGFQGVGRLGHIMEYYTETDKWVVSSKVRAFPVTSCLICLVDTCGANEEDMNSASSSSSSSSSLVDGRI; encoded by the exons ATGATGAGCATGGCCTCCACATCGAGCGAGAAGATATCAGGAGGACCCAAAAAGAAAAGCGAGAAGAAGATTGCGTCCAAAGAGGAGTATAGGTTATTGTCCAACATCATGGGAGTGATGAATAACTTGAGAAAACAG GGAATCCTGTGTGACGTGATTCTGGTGGTGCAGGGGAAGCACATCCTGGCACACAGAGTGGTGCTGGCCGCCGCGAGCCACTTCTTCAACCTCATGTTCACAT CGAGTATGATGGAGGCCACCAATCACGAGGTGGAGCTTGGTGGAGCCGAACCGGAGATCATCGAGCTGCTGGTGGAGTTCGTCTACACGGCTCG CATCTCAGTGAACAGTAATAATGTTCAGTCCCTGCTGAACGCCGCTAACCAGTACCAGATTGAACCGGTCAAGAAAATGTGTGTGGACTTCCTGAAGGAGCAGGTGGACCCCACCAACTGTCTGG GCATCAGTGCATTGGCCGAGTGTCTGAACTGTCCTGAGCTGAAGGTGGCAGCTGATGATTTCATCCACCAGCACTTCACAGACGTCTACAAGATGGACGAGTTTCTCCAGCTGGACGTGAAGCAGGTGACACACCTGCTCCAGCAGGACACGCTGACCGTCCGAGCAGAAGACCAG ATCTACGACGCCGCGGTGCGGTGGCTGAAGTACGATGTCCTGAATCGACAGCAGTACATGGTAGACATTC GGAAGGTTCGATTCCCCCTCGTGTCCAAAAACTTCCTCAGTAAGACCGTTCAAGCCGAACCGCTGATCCAGGACAACCCCGAGTGCCTGAAAATGGTCATCT GTGGTATGCGTTATCATCTTCTGTCTCCAGAGGACCGTGAGGAGCTCGGTGAGAGCAGTCGACCGCGCCGCAAGAAACACGATTACCGCATCGCTCTGTTCGGAGGCTCACAGCCGCAGTCCTGCCGCTACTTCAACCCCAAG gatTACAGTTGGACGGACATCCGCTGCCCCTTCGAGAAGCGACGGGACGCCGCGTGTGTGTTCTGGGACAATGTGGTTTATATCCTGGGCGGCTCCCAGCTCTTCCCCATCAAACGCATGGACTGCTATAATGTGGTGAAGGACAGCTGGTACTCCAAGCTGGGACCGCCGAACCCGCGGGACAGCCTGGCCGCCTGCGCCTCCAAAGGGAAGATCTACACCTCGGGAGGGTCAGAAGTGG GAAGTTCGGCTCTGAATCTGTTCGAGTGCTACGACACGCGTTCAGAGACGTGGCAGACGAAGCCCAACATGCTGATGCCGCGCTGCAGTCACGGCTCGGTGGAGGCTAGCGGCCTCATCTACGTCTGCGGAGGAAGTTTGGGAAACAACGTGTCCGGAAGAGTCCTCAACGACTGTGAGGTGTACGACCCCAACACTGAAGA gtgGAGGGCTCTCTGTGGGATGCGCGAGGCCCGTAAGAATCACGGTCTGGTTGTGGTGAACTCAAGAATATACGCCGTCGGCGGGCAGAACACACTCG GCGGGCTGGACTCGGTGGAGTATTATGAGATGGGCAGTAACGAGTGGAAGATGGCGTCCTCC ATGCCGTGGCGCGGCGTGACGGTGAAGTGTGCAGCCGTGGGCTCCGTCATCTACGTTCTGGCCGGGTTTCAGGGGGTCGGCCGTCTGGGGCACATCATGGAGTATTACACAGAGACCGACAAATGGGTGGTTTCCAGTAAAGTCCGAGCGTTTCCCGTCACCAGCTGCCTCATCTGTCTGGTGGACACCTGCGGCGCTAACGAAGAGGACATGAATTCAGCAtcttcctcctcatcatcatcatcatccctgGTGGATGGAAGAATATAG
- the LOC113090381 gene encoding DENN domain-containing protein 3-like, with translation MVLWTYRKSKNHNGTKKLKSSVCDQISAEAALMAETVPSGLLEACVVLGVSNERLKELVLVLPICHCRVKSRSLWWRPRCCRFTLLPFVTKESSRNATQHFSRAQRRRSFKKKREQPVSTTSASNQTKEPVVSGSDDLSVPQSIDLIALPQLCFPDGLRITGESREDYYHFLVFTDVFGNQTHGVVAQYCRPVHCVTDNGIYQNGLRLNKLQRLFATYSICIISKYPYYNALRDCLSSFLLQLKTSRMCEFEEQVKEFSAKLALVPIPPPGPLVFNLRPFQIELPSRLDVDRPVMDLDLHLPFLCFKPNRSCRCAFS, from the exons ATGGTTTTATGG ACCTACAGGAAGTCGAAGAACCACAATGGCACCAAAAAACTGAAGAGTAGTGTATGTGACCAGATCTCAGCAGAAGCGGCTCTGATGGCAGAAACCGTCCCGTCTGGTCTGTTGGAGGCGTGTGTGGTGCTCGGAGTCTCCAACGAACGTCTGAAAGAACTAGTCCTG gttttgcccatttgtca CTGCAGGGTGAAGTCGAGGAGCCTCTGGTGGAGGCCGAGGTGCTGCAGGTTCACGCTCCTTCCGTTTGTGACGAAGGAGAGCTCCAGGAACGCCACTCAACACTTCAGCAGAGCCCAGCGGAGACGCTCCTTTAAGAAGAAGAGAGAGCAACCGGTGTCCACCACCAGCGCTTCTAACCAAACCAAGGAACCAGTGGTCTCCGGCTCAGACGACCTCAGCGTACCTCAGAGCATTGATCTGATAGCCCTGCCACAGCTCTGCTTCCCAG ATGGGTTGAGGATAACCGGTGAGAGCAGAGAAGACTACTATCACTTCCTGGTGTTCACAGATGTGTTTGGGAACCAGACTCATGGTGTGGTGGCTCAGTACTGCAGACCTGTTCAT TGTGTTACAGATAATGGGATTTATCAAAACGGCCTTCGGCTGAACAAACTCCAGCGTCTGTTCGCCACATACAGCATCTGTATCATCTCCAAATATCCATATTATAACGCCCTCAGAGACTGTCTGTCCAG TTTCTTACTCCAGCTGAAGACGTCCCGCATGTGTGAGTTTGAAGAGCAGGTGAAGGAGTTTTCTGCCAAACTGGCGCTGGTGCCCATCCCGCCCCCTGGACCGCTG GTGTTCAATCTCAGACCCTTTCAGATTGAACTTCCCTCCAGACTGGATGTGGATCGGCCCGTCATGGACCTCGATCTTCACCTGCCTTTTCTGTGTTTCAAACCCAACAGATCCTGCAG gtgtgccttcaGCTGA